The following is a genomic window from Pan paniscus chromosome 18, NHGRI_mPanPan1-v2.0_pri, whole genome shotgun sequence.
CTACATGGCTACTACAGCATTTCATCTGTCAGGAGATAATAGAGTCCTTTTTCCTATAAATGAGACTCTTTTGGCCACGTTTCTGCAAAATCTCTAGAAATATGGTGCCAGGCACTTACTCAGAAACAGCCTTTGAGACATGTTAGCTTGTGTTCCTTGACTTGTCTTGGTCAGATGAGGCCCATCTGCTTTTCATGATTTGTCCTTGGAAAACTCCATGTCAAGCAAAGAAATATAACCACATAATATGGTAGCTGGTTTGAACAAGAAAAACCTCCAACTATTTTATGTGTACATTGTGATGCTAAATCTACTTTTTGTAATACACTTTCGAGCAGTGTAggctcacagcaaaattgagaagcAGGACAAAGAGTTCTCATTTACTCTCTGTCTTCACACGTGTGTTGTCTCTGCCATTATTAATATCCACGACCAGAAGGACACATTTCTTACAACTGGTAaatctacattgacacatcagTATCACCCGAAGTCCATAGTTCACatcagggttcactcttggtgttgtatattctatgggtttggacaaatttaTAGTGACATGTATCTACCACTATAGTACCATACAGAGtactttcactgccctaaaaatcatGTATGCCCTGCCTactcatccctccctcctccctagcCTATAGCAACCGCTGATCTTTTTcctgtctccacagttttgcgTTTTACAGAATGACATGTAGTTAGAATAATgcaatatgtagtcttttcagactggcttttttcacttagtaatacaCATTTATGTTGATAGTGTGttcctttttagcactgaataatgtCCCATTGTCTGGGTGTACCatggtttattcattcacctggtgaaggacatcttggttactctcaagttttggcaattatgaatagacctgttataaacatctgtgtgcaggtttctgagtagacataagttttcaactcatttgggtaaatactaagGAGAATAGTTTCTGGATCATGTGGAagagtatgtttaattttgtaagaaatgtaaactgtcttccaaagaggctacacaattttacattcccatcagcagtaaatgagagttcctattgctccatatcctcaccagtaTTTCATATGGGGTTGTCGTTATTTTGGATGttggccattctaatgggtgtgtaaTTTGCACTTTCTTGATGATATATGACATGGAGCATCTTCTTATATGCTTGTTTaccatctatatatcttctttggtgaggcgTCTGTTAAGGTCTTTAGCCCGTTTTCTAATTAGACTGTTGTTtcctattgttgagttttaagagttctttgtatgttttggataacagtcctttatcagatatttcgtttgcaaatattttctcctagtctgtggcttgtctatTAATTCTCTTGACTATGTCTTTGGCAcagcagaaaattttaattttttgaaatctaGTTTATCAATTCTTTCATTCATGGACCATGCTTTTGGGGTTATAGCTAAAAAGTCATCGCCAAACCCAAggccatctagattttctcctatgttgttatctaggagttttacagttttatgttttacatttaggtctgtgacacattttgagttaacttttgtgatGGGTGTAAGGAGGTTTATgcctagattcatttttttatattggatatccagttgttccaccaacatttgtttaaaagactatCTTTCCTCTATCACatgtcctttccttctttttcaaagatcagttgactttTTATGCAGGTATATTTCTGggctttttattctgttccagtgatctatttgtctatctttttACCAATACTTTACTGTCTCAATTGCTGTGGCTTTAAGGTAAGTCTTGACGTTGGCTAGTACCTGTCCTTcaactcttttcttctctttcaatacTATGTTAGCTATTCTTGGTCTTTGGCAtcttcatataaactttagaatcagtttgtcaataaaCACAAAATGACCTGCTAGGCTTTTGATTGAGActacactgaatctataaatcatgttgggaagaactgacatcttaacaatattgagtctttgtatccatgaacatgaaatatctctccatttatttggatcttctttgaTCTTCCATCAAAGTTTTGTGGTTTTCCTCATCTAGatcctgtacatattttgttaattttatacctaggtatttcattttgagGAATGctcatttaaatattattctgtttttaatttcaaattccacttgttcattgctggtatataggagAGTGATTGAGTTTTGTATATTAAGCTTGTATCCTGAAGTAGTTCTGGTCGTCGTCTACCGTCTCGCTATAGCCGTttgagggaagaaggaggaaaattACCCGCTACACCAAAATTGCATTGAGCCAAACTTGCCACCAAGAGCCCAACAATCACCATGATGCTGAGCACGGAAGGCAGGGAGGGGTTCGTGGTGAAGGTCAGGGGCCTACCCTGGTCCTGCTCAGCCGATGAAGTGATGCGCTTCTTCTCTGATTGCAAGATCCAAAATGGCACATCAGGTATTCGTTTCATCTACACCAGAGAAGGCAGACCAAGTGGTGAAGCATTTGTTGAACTTGAATCtgaagaggaagtgaaattggCTTTGAAGAAGGACAGAGAAACCATGGGACACAGATACGTTGAAGTATTCAAGTCTAACAGTGTTGAAATGGATTGGGTGTTGAAGCATACAGGTCCGAATAGCCCTGATACTGCCAACGATGGCTTCGTCCGGCTTAGAGGACTCCCATTTGGCTGTAGCAAGGAAGAGATTGTTCAGTTCTTTTCAGGGTTGGAAATTGTGCCAAATGGGATGACACTGCCAGTGGACTTTCAGGGGCGAAGCACAGGGGAAGCCTTTGTGCAGTTTGCTTCACAGGAGATAGCTGAGAAGGCCTTAAAGAAACACAAGGAAAGAATAGGGCACAGGTACACTGAGATCTTCAAGAGTAGCCGAGCTGAAGTTCGAACCCACTATGATCCCCCTCGAAAGCTCATGGCTATGCAGCGGCCAGGTCCCTATGATAGGCCGGGGGCTGGCAGAGGGTATAATAGCATTGGCAGAGGAGCTGGGTTTGAAAGGATGAGGCGTGGTGCCTATGGTGGAGGGTATGGAGGCTATGATGACTATGGTGGCTATAATGATGGATATGGCTTTGGGTCTGATAGATTTGGAAGAGACCTCAATTACTGTTTTTCAGGAATGTCTGATCATAGATACGGAGATGGTGGGTCCAGTTTCCAGAGCACCACAGGGCACTGTGTACACATGAGGGGGTTACCTTACAGAGCCACTGAGaatgatatttataatttcttctcACCTCTTAATCCCATGAGAGTACATATTGAAATTGGACCCGATGGCAGAGTTACCGGGGAGGCAGATGTTGAATTTGCTACTCATGAAGATGCTGTGGCAGCTATGGCAAAAGACAAAGCTAATATGCAACACAGATATGTGGAGCTCTTCTTAAATTCTACTGCAGGAACAAGTGGGGGTGCTTACGATCACAGCTATGTAGAACTTTTTTTGAATTCTACAGCAGGGGCAAGTGGTGGCGCTTATGGTAGCCAAATGATGGGAGGGATGGGCTTATCCAACCAGTCTAGTTATGGAGGTCCTGCTAGCCAGCAGCTGAGTGGTGGTTATGGAGGTGGTTATGGTGGTCAGAGCAGTATGACTGGATATGACCAAGTTCTGCAGGAAAACTCCAGTGACTATCAGTCAAACCTTGCTTAGGTAGAGAAGGAGCACTAAATAGCTACTCCAGATATAAAAGCTGTACATTTGTGGgagttgaatagaatgggagggaTGTCTAGTATATCCAGTATGATTGGTAAATGGGAAATATAATTGATTCTGATCACTCTTGGTCAGcttctctttctttatctttctttctccttttttaagaAAACGAGTTAAGTTTAACAGTTTTGCATTACAGGCTTGTGATTCATACTTACTGTAAAGTGGAAGttgagattattttaaaacttcaagcTCAGTAATTTTGAACACTGAAACATTCATCTAGGACATAATAACAAAGTTCAGTATTGACCATAactgttaaaacaatttttagcTTTCCTCAAGTTAGTTATGTTGTAGGAGTGTACCTAAGCAGTAAGTGTATTTAGGTTAATGCAGTTTCACTTATGTTAAATGTTGCTCTTATACCACAAATACATTGAAAACTTCGGATGCATGTTGAGAAACATGCTTTTCTGTAAAACTCAAATATAGGAGCTGTGTCTACGATTCAAAGTGAAAACATTTGGCATGTTTGTTAATTCTAGCTTTTTGGTTTAATATCCTGTAAGGCACGTGagtgtacactttttttttttttttaaggatacgGGACAATTTTAAGATGTAATACCAATACTTTAGAAGTTTGGTCGTGTCATTTGTATGAAAATCTGAGGCTTTGGTTTAAATCTTTCCTTGTATTGTGATTTCCATTTAGATGTATTGTACTAAGTGAAACTTGTTAAATaaatcttccttttaaaaactggaaaaaaaaaaaaaaaaagcttgtatcctgcaaccttgctataatcacttattagttccaggagggctttttgttgatttttttcagatttcctaCATAGACAATATCATCTGTGAAAAAATCCTATGATATAAGGCAAAGTAATAATACTTTAAAGCTAAGTGCTTTAAATGCACAATTTTGCATTGTCTATTTTAATGTATAACACTCATATCAGGAGAGATTATTCACACTTAGTATCTTACTCATCTTTAGGAAATAATTATAACTAGAAGTGACTATATCAGGGTTAGCAGTATTATAGGAGTATGAAGAAAAGATGTAAGAAGCTCTGAGAAACAATCAGAGATGTGAAAAAAAGAGTTCATCGTTGAGTTATGTATAAtagggaaaatttttaaataacctaaatgtccaataatgtattaaataaaatacaattaaatatttaactttattaaataaaatatggtatgtcTGTATAATAATACATTGTGCAGCCATGTTGTGAAGTGATACTTAAAGGTATGGaaagtatatacaatatattgatatgtgattttttcatttttatttttttaagaatgagTACAATAGAGGGTCTTTTTATTTGAATAGTACTTTATAGTTTATAAATCACTGCTACCAAAAGACTTTGATCTTTTTTAGGACATGATCCCTTTGAGAAGGTGAGAAAAACTACAGACCTTActttcagaaaaaagaaacagtacGTTATGTACACAAACACAATTTTACATACAATTCAGAGAAGATGGGAGTtcccatacatttttttttcgatagtttttggggaacaggtggtttttggttacatgagtaagttctttagcagtgatttctgagattttggtgcacccattacctgagctgtgtacactgtacccaatgtgatATGTGATTTTTTAAGAGGTTACAGATTAGTATAGATAGGAGAtcacaattttatttcaaaacctACTAAAAGAttgcaactttttaaaataaaatatatactcaaGTATAAATAAtctataacaataaaatatatatatttgaagatgTATAAAATAGATACATCGAAATTATAACCATGAATAGAGGTATTAACAGtgacttttctttgtatttttttgcagtttACAAATTTTATACAATGGGCACACATACCATTTGTAAGCAGAAAAAATAAGACGTGGTATAATATATAGAAAAGCACATTCTCAAGCTCAGTCTTCTACAGAGGTCAGAAGCAAGTCAAGTTCAAAACCTCAAATATGATGACTTGATTACAACAATACGGTTATGCTATGCTTCCCAAGAGTCTTCGTCCCTAATGAATTCCATGGCGCAATGCCCCTAGAGATCAATCTTTGGATTCCTTTGCCCTTGATAAACAGTGCTTCTCCCCAGCTCTACAGCTTTCCCCATATAGGATAAGCCCAGAGATTCCCTGGACCACTGTTGTCCCTGAGCACACCTCCCTCCCATGCACAAAAACATCCATCGCCCGTGCTCCACCAAAAAGGGTTCAGGGACTTCACTATCCTATAGAGCATCcttatgaaaattacaaaaaggaGGACGTTATTGGAAGACAaactttaaacacacacacacacaaacacacacacacacaaagaatgcaACCCCTCTGGGTGAACACAGCCCCACAGACCCTTACCTTGGCAAGCAAAGTGCAGGGTACATACATTTCAGCTCCCACTAGCCCCCTTCACCAGATGCCTTTGTATAGCACAAAAACTGTGCAATGAACATAGCGGCATGAAGGGATTCTACAGtcaaagaattttagaaaatactgcACACTGTGCCTGGTCTATTGGAGTTTTAGGGTGCACACTGGAATATTAAAGCCTCTGAGAAGGCCTGTAAACTGCATCTATTTAACATCCTTTGACATAGTATTTCTGACTTGTCAATGGAAACCCACTCCTTTTTTTTAACTGGTTTACATTTCACCTAGCTTtccccatattttcttttttaatatcaaaattttattttattgttttataatttcaacttttattttagattcaggggttcATGTGCATATTTGTTGCATGAAAATATTGTGAGATGAGGAGGTATGGGATACAatggatcccatcacccaggtagtaagcatagtacccaaaagaagttagtttttcaacccttgccccctaCTCCCTTCCTGTCCTCTCTAGTAGTCCCcaatgtctattgttgccatctttatgtctatgtatACCCAATGcccaaacatatttttctttttctttttctttctctttttttaatttttttatttttgagagggagttacgctcttgttgcccaggctggagtacaatggcacaacctcagcttactgcaacctccacctcccaggttcaagcaattctcctgactcaggctcccgagtagccaggattacaggcacatgtcaccacacctggctaatttttgtatttttagtagagacggggtttcaccgtgttggccaggctggtctcaaactcctgacctcaggtgatctgcccactttggcttcccaaagttctgggattacaggcgtgagccaccatgcccagcctccaaacatatttttcaaaagaagtctTGCCCAGTTTCCTGGGACCCTACTGACTGGGGGAGGCAGCCTTCAACTCTCACCAACCTGATTCCAAGATAGGACCGGTCCAGAAGAAGCCATCACAGTACTCTCTACTCACTGCCTGTGGGCCAATCCTTTATTTCAGAATTGCTTATCAGAGAACCATTTGTCAAAATACTGATAGGAAATTGCAGTACCCCTCAGACAGCAGGGTCTCATAGATGCAACAGGGCTTTGACTGTCAACTGGGCATGCCTCAGTATTATCCTGCCCCAGTTGTAGGGCATCTCTACAGTATGACATGTTCAGATACTGCCTGCACCATTGCTTAATATTTCCTGTAGTTCTTGCTTTATTTCTGGCCTGCCCAACCACAGCCCTAGAGGCAAGAATGTGAACTCTCATCAAGCAACATGGGTTGAGTGCCTGTCATGCTAGTACTTATTAATGGTGATTGTAAGTACAATCTGTTAATAACATGGCGTGTTAGAAACAATCACAACAGCATAGGTCTGTATGCTGTTTCTGTGAATTTTGGTTGCCATAAGGATAAGCAAAAACCACATCTaagaacctaaatgtccattgacagaagaatggacaaacaaaatgtgatctatccatacagtggaatattattcagctatttaaaatacgaagttctgatacatgcttcagtatgaatgaaccttgaagacattaggTTAAGTAAAAGACCAGACACAAAGGGCTACATATTgtaggattccatttatgtgaaatatctagaatggaCAAATCCATAGATTCAGAGAGTTGATTTGTGGTGGCCAGAAGCTGGGGGAAGAGGAAATGGGAGAATGACTGCTGATAGGTATGGGGTTTTCACCTCGttgatgaaaacattctggagttagatggtgatggttgcacaacattgtggaTGTACTTAATGACACTGAGTTATATGCTTAGAATGATTATAATGATAAATTTCATGTTGTatgtgtttacttttttatttatttattttttgagacagggtctcgctctgtcacccaggctggagggcagtggcacaatatcagctcactgcaacctccacctcccgggttcaagcaattctactgtctcagcctcctgagtagctggggctacaggtgcacaccaccacacccagccaagttttgtgtttttagtagagacagggtttcgccatgttggccaggctggtctcgaactcttgacctcaagtgatctgcctgcctcggcctcccaaagtgatgggattacaggcatgagccaccacacttgacctgtatttatattttttaaaaaatcaaactaattTTAAGAAAGCTCTGGCATTCTTAAGATGCTTAAAAGAGTTAATTGGGTCGTCCCTGCAGCCAGCTCAGCACTATTCTGCATAATCCTGTGTTTCCTCATCCAAGAAGTTTCATTGGACAGACTAATCATCGCATCTCTGTTATGAGATTTTAAGACTAGAATTTCTTTTAATCATTCAGGCCAAACTGAACCTGAATGAAAAAAGgagtttcctttttcttatttaggCATGGTTGTGACACACTACACAATTTTTCTGATGTGCTATCTCTAGCCTCCTAATGTCTATAAATATCGATAAGGCCATACCATGTACTGGGCTCCATTCTGGGTACCCCATTCTGCAGGATGGGCGGTTCCACAGTACACTAAATATGGAATCACTGAAGGCCCGTTAGGTTTGGAGGGAGAGGATGGAGTGACAAAAAGCTTTTACTCtcagaataaaactggaggacaCCAGAGCTTCTATACTCTAGAAATGACTTATGGACCATATCAATCCCTAATAAATATTGTTTAGTTTTGGCTTTTTTCAATCCTGGTGTCTGCAGGTTaaaagagtttaatttttttttttttttaggttaacTACAAAGCCACCAGCAGGGGGAAGTGTGCAAAGAGAAGTCTGGACCGCCTTGGAGCCCCAAAATGTCCTGGGCTCCTCTGTAAACAGGGAGGCTTCTTTTGTGCCTtgggtagaaaaaaaataaatagccctATTGTGAGGCTGTGAGAGAAACAACCTTTAATCCTTGCAAAGCCcaataatattatgtatattgaCTGAAACCCCGTGGAGTGGGCCTGACGGGGTTTTTTCATTACCAGGGTACATTGTAACCTAGCTACCTTTGAAAAGTAACCAACATCGAGAGGCACTTGACATTTGCAAAGTATTATGGGTGTCCTCTC
Proteins encoded in this region:
- the LOC100968093 gene encoding heterogeneous nuclear ribonucleoprotein H2-like, producing the protein MMLSTEGREGFVVKVRGLPWSCSADEVMRFFSDCKIQNGTSGIRFIYTREGRPSGEAFVELESEEEVKLALKKDRETMGHRYVEVFKSNSVEMDWVLKHTGPNSPDTANDGFVRLRGLPFGCSKEEIVQFFSGLEIVPNGMTLPVDFQGRSTGEAFVQFASQEIAEKALKKHKERIGHRYTEIFKSSRAEVRTHYDPPRKLMAMQRPGPYDRPGAGRGYNSIGRGAGFERMRRGAYGGGYGGYDDYGGYNDGYGFGSDRFGRDLNYCFSGMSDHRYGDGGSSFQSTTGHCVHMRGLPYRATENDIYNFFSPLNPMRVHIEIGPDGRVTGEADVEFATHEDAVAAMAKDKANMQHRYVELFLNSTAGTSGGAYDHSYVELFLNSTAGASGGAYGSQMMGGMGLSNQSSYGGPASQQLSGGYGGGYGGQSSMTGYDQVLQENSSDYQSNLA